A region of Methanomicrobium sp. W14 DNA encodes the following proteins:
- a CDS encoding DUF4013 domain-containing protein gives MGKDIINSAFSYTKNGFVGEWTKWILLIVCAVIQSLTLWIVPLMNGYLVRVYAGNEKAPEVNEWGKLFIDGWKFNITCILYMIPAIIIGLILGIFSFFSAVAGFATAGRFDEILGLLGTVTGIFIIGIVILILALFMFMGLVRLGKTNRISEAFNFSALNKQVQEGTGWLGYIGYFILLWFIAVIFAVVIAILSVVPFLGLILGFILTPLLTVFFAKYLTNIYDAGGN, from the coding sequence TTGGGTAAAGACATTATAAACAGTGCATTCTCCTACACAAAGAACGGTTTTGTCGGAGAATGGACAAAATGGATTCTTCTGATTGTCTGCGCAGTAATTCAGTCCTTAACTCTCTGGATTGTTCCTCTGATGAACGGTTATCTGGTAAGAGTATATGCAGGAAACGAAAAAGCACCTGAAGTTAACGAATGGGGGAAACTGTTCATAGACGGGTGGAAGTTTAACATCACATGCATTCTGTATATGATACCGGCAATTATTATAGGCCTTATACTAGGTATCTTTTCGTTCTTCTCTGCAGTTGCAGGTTTTGCGACAGCAGGAAGGTTCGATGAGATACTTGGACTTTTAGGCACCGTCACAGGAATATTCATAATAGGTATAGTTATTCTTATTCTTGCGCTGTTTATGTTCATGGGCCTTGTACGCCTCGGTAAGACAAACAGGATCAGTGAAGCCTTCAACTTCAGCGCACTAAACAAACAGGTACAGGAAGGTACAGGATGGCTTGGGTACATAGGCTACTTTATTCTCCTGTGGTTCATCGCCGTAATATTCGCCGTAGTGATAGCAATTCTTAGTGTTGTACCATTCCTCGGATTAATTCTTGGATTTATTCTTACTCCGCTTCTAACTGTATTCTTCGCAAAATACCTGACAAACATCTATGATGCCGGAGGAAACTAA
- the nifB gene encoding nitrogenase cofactor biosynthesis protein NifB — protein sequence MSDSEYPTANVAGRDVPYDPEQLRKINEHPCYSEQACHTSGRMHLPVAPKCNIQCNYCVRDFDCVNESRPGVCSELLKPEEAVRLVQKALEEYPYIKVIGIAGPGDPLANEETFETLRLLKEKFPTPIKCLSTNGLLLPEKIDELVKYDVGNLTVTVNAVDPAVGEKIYSFVEWNGKKLQGRKAAEVLLSQQLRGIKMAVERKILVKVNTVYIPGVNDDHIVDIAKKASELGVFTFNLIPVIPQYKFKDVVPPTHVEKKAMQDKCSVYIKQMRHCQRCRSDAIGKLGHDVQGCLYSKE from the coding sequence ATGAGTGATAGTGAATACCCGACAGCTAATGTCGCAGGCAGGGATGTACCCTATGACCCCGAGCAGCTCAGAAAGATAAATGAGCACCCGTGCTACAGCGAGCAGGCCTGTCATACCTCCGGAAGAATGCACCTTCCCGTTGCACCAAAGTGCAATATACAGTGCAATTACTGTGTCCGCGACTTCGACTGCGTAAACGAAAGCCGTCCCGGTGTCTGCAGTGAATTATTGAAACCGGAAGAGGCTGTCCGGCTGGTCCAGAAAGCCCTGGAAGAGTACCCATACATAAAAGTGATAGGTATAGCCGGACCCGGTGACCCCCTGGCAAATGAAGAGACATTTGAGACACTCAGGCTTTTGAAAGAGAAGTTTCCAACGCCAATCAAATGCCTGAGCACAAACGGTCTTCTTCTCCCTGAAAAGATAGATGAGCTTGTAAAGTACGATGTCGGAAACCTGACAGTAACTGTAAATGCTGTTGACCCTGCTGTAGGGGAGAAAATCTATTCATTCGTTGAATGGAACGGAAAAAAACTTCAAGGAAGAAAAGCGGCGGAAGTTCTGTTGTCGCAGCAGCTCAGGGGAATTAAGATGGCTGTTGAAAGAAAAATTCTCGTAAAGGTCAACACAGTGTATATTCCCGGTGTCAACGATGATCATATCGTAGATATAGCAAAAAAAGCATCGGAACTGGGTGTATTTACGTTCAACCTGATACCCGTTATTCCGCAGTACAAGTTCAAGGATGTTGTGCCCCCTACTCATGTCGAAAAAAAGGCAATGCAGGACAAGTGCTCGGTTTACATAAAGCAGATGAGGCACTGCCAGAGGTGTAGGTCAGATGCTATCGGGAAACTCGGGCATGACGTTCAGGGATGCCTTTACAGTAAGGAATAA
- a CDS encoding ferrous iron transport protein A — protein MIKKASEMTAGEQGTVKKISGFKNELECMGITGGCSIIVKSKSGGKITVFSNKDSLDSDIVILNKVASKIDVLVTGPKSK, from the coding sequence ATGATAAAAAAAGCATCTGAGATGACAGCAGGAGAGCAGGGAACAGTTAAAAAAATCTCAGGGTTTAAAAATGAACTTGAATGCATGGGCATTACCGGTGGATGTAGTATAATTGTGAAATCAAAAAGTGGCGGAAAAATAACGGTTTTCTCCAATAAAGACAGTCTGGACTCAGATATTGTTATATTAAACAAAGTGGCATCAAAAATAGACGTTTTGGTTACAGGTCCAAAATCAAAATAA
- a CDS encoding type II toxin-antitoxin system mRNA interferase toxin, RelE/StbE family: MIEAEIKRNVEAYLKKNPSIKKAVLDKIKKCLEEYLFVNVTTCNKHELKGNCKGYWRLHVPYKHVVIYVIEGTRPNRYATVLKIMTEKEYHNWIKSC; encoded by the coding sequence ATGATAGAGGCTGAGATAAAACGAAATGTAGAGGCTTATCTTAAGAAGAATCCCTCTATTAAAAAGGCAGTACTAGATAAGATAAAAAAATGCCTTGAAGAATATTTATTCGTGAACGTAACCACATGTAACAAACATGAATTAAAAGGAAATTGCAAGGGTTATTGGCGGTTGCATGTTCCGTATAAGCATGTCGTGATTTACGTTATTGAAGGAACCAGGCCAAATAGATATGCAACAGTTCTAAAGATAATGACTGAAAAAGAGTATCATAATTGGATCAAGTCTTGTTAA
- a CDS encoding inorganic phosphate transporter, producing the protein MLDLALATIILAFAFTFTNGFQDASSIAATFIASRSATPKQGISVVAGMSLLGAVLGGSAVAFTLSGLISVNSGPTVILVLLSAIISATFWNLFTWKFGLPSSSTHALIGGLIGAAIAGEGIGSVFWGVNELLMPGHELAGLVKIIVFLLISVAIGFFLGYIIHKISMVALRNQNVSINRKIIKINWLAAALIAFSNGANDSQKQLGIIALVLFAAGSSATLEVPMWARIICAVFIALGTLSGGWRIMKTLGNKIFKIKPIHSFDSQVSSGVAIGLSTIAGAPVSSTHIISTSVLGVGAAENPKKVQWEVGKEIIIAMILTIPATMLISSVLCYGLTYVAGV; encoded by the coding sequence ATGCTTGATCTTGCCCTTGCTACAATAATCCTTGCTTTTGCATTTACATTCACAAACGGATTTCAGGATGCAAGCTCTATTGCCGCAACTTTTATAGCCTCAAGATCAGCGACACCAAAACAGGGTATATCGGTTGTCGCCGGAATGTCGCTTTTAGGTGCAGTACTTGGGGGAAGTGCCGTTGCATTTACACTTTCAGGACTTATATCAGTCAATTCAGGACCAACTGTAATTTTAGTGCTGCTTTCGGCAATTATAAGCGCAACATTCTGGAATCTGTTCACCTGGAAATTCGGACTTCCCTCGTCATCAACCCACGCGCTAATAGGGGGACTTATCGGGGCAGCAATTGCAGGAGAAGGCATAGGAAGCGTATTCTGGGGAGTCAACGAACTCTTAATGCCAGGACATGAACTTGCAGGTCTTGTAAAAATTATAGTATTTCTTCTGATATCTGTTGCAATCGGATTTTTTTTAGGTTATATTATTCACAAAATATCAATGGTTGCTCTCAGAAACCAGAACGTTTCGATTAACAGGAAGATTATTAAAATCAACTGGCTCGCAGCTGCATTAATAGCATTCAGCAACGGAGCCAACGATTCACAGAAGCAGCTCGGTATTATAGCTCTCGTATTATTCGCTGCAGGAAGCTCTGCAACACTTGAAGTTCCCATGTGGGCGAGAATAATTTGTGCAGTATTTATAGCCCTCGGGACTCTCAGCGGAGGATGGAGAATTATGAAGACTCTCGGAAATAAAATATTCAAAATTAAGCCGATTCACTCGTTTGATTCTCAGGTATCATCCGGTGTTGCAATCGGTCTTTCAACGATTGCAGGAGCACCCGTATCTTCAACCCACATAATATCCACATCAGTCCTGGGAGTGGGTGCGGCCGAAAACCCAAAAAAAGTCCAGTGGGAAGTAGGAAAAGAGATAATTATTGCTATGATTCTGACTATTCCGGCCACAATGCTGATATCATCAGTGCTCTGTTACGGATTAACATATGTTGCAGGAGTCTGA
- a CDS encoding DUF47 domain-containing protein — MTIKSKDWLKKRKSVFNSIFPREYDFEEMLYIQAQKTLSGVECFIKWLKKSPQEKPSNLEKIALEVDSMRYDMEEKLINAFSTPFDRQDIYSLSRNMDYILNYSTETAKEIYAFGVVPDEYILKMADALFKGTKCMEEGVRIIRTDKNDVERKIREARSHMHAIEDFYITGMSETFNNSDAIYAMKKREVNYHIRDAGWALRKTVDVMHKAVVGLN; from the coding sequence ATGACAATTAAATCAAAAGACTGGCTAAAAAAAAGAAAAAGTGTGTTTAACTCGATATTCCCAAGAGAGTATGATTTCGAGGAGATGCTCTACATTCAGGCGCAAAAAACCCTTAGCGGCGTGGAATGCTTTATAAAATGGCTAAAAAAGAGCCCGCAGGAAAAACCATCAAATCTTGAAAAAATTGCCCTTGAAGTTGACAGTATGCGGTATGATATGGAGGAAAAACTGATTAATGCATTTTCAACACCTTTTGACAGGCAGGACATATACTCCCTGTCAAGAAACATGGACTATATTCTCAATTACTCCACCGAAACTGCAAAGGAGATATACGCCTTCGGGGTTGTTCCCGACGAATATATCCTGAAAATGGCAGACGCCCTGTTTAAAGGTACCAAATGCATGGAAGAAGGAGTCAGGATAATAAGGACTGACAAAAATGATGTAGAAAGAAAAATCAGGGAAGCAAGAAGTCACATGCATGCCATCGAAGACTTCTACATAACCGGCATGTCAGAGACTTTCAACAACAGCGACGCAATATATGCAATGAAAAAAAGAGAAGTAAACTATCATATCAGGGACGCCGGGTGGGCTTTGAGAAAAACAGTAGACGTCATGCACAAGGCTGTTGTAGGACTGAATTGA
- a CDS encoding DUF3467 domain-containing protein, which yields MEKHDLAVNLPQDLDPVYANRIQIAYKDDEFTFVFLHEIPGTNHARAKAIVSISPKHAKNFSGVLSKMISDYEEKFGEINTTSDSKNGVDSGMTIRGYS from the coding sequence ATGGAAAAACATGATCTCGCGGTGAATCTCCCCCAGGATCTTGACCCCGTTTATGCCAACAGGATCCAGATAGCCTATAAGGATGATGAATTTACTTTTGTTTTCCTCCATGAAATACCAGGGACGAATCATGCAAGGGCAAAGGCTATTGTTTCTATAAGTCCTAAGCATGCAAAAAATTTTTCAGGAGTTCTTTCAAAGATGATCTCGGATTACGAAGAGAAATTTGGGGAAATAAATACCACTTCCGATTCCAAAAACGGTGTGGATTCAGGTATGACAATCAGGGGCTACTCCTGA
- a CDS encoding Dna2/Cas4 domain-containing protein, with product MHSISIPSIVSCHICPIRFMLEQERKPKEEPENYTIAKQISYHLGEEMDPGEIWDEIKTVNPELSKDSFELYTSWIEKCKNSPWPRSSQQDVRVSSDKFGIHGNIDRLFDSPPYIALLRLTPAPDIGIYSADRVRAACYSLCAKEALGKDANEIILEYIPSGTSKTCKISPRDRREALYAIKTAKKILSGYVPVKNKTMPCGHCYLKDKCVPEPKKLSDLL from the coding sequence ATGCACTCCATAAGTATCCCCTCCATAGTCTCATGCCATATCTGTCCTATAAGATTTATGCTTGAACAGGAAAGAAAACCAAAAGAAGAGCCCGAAAATTATACAATCGCAAAACAGATATCATATCATCTCGGAGAAGAGATGGACCCCGGTGAAATCTGGGACGAAATAAAAACCGTAAATCCTGAACTTTCAAAAGATTCATTTGAACTTTATACATCATGGATTGAAAAGTGCAAAAATTCCCCGTGGCCAAGGTCTTCGCAGCAGGATGTCAGAGTATCATCTGATAAATTCGGGATACATGGCAATATCGACAGACTTTTTGATTCACCACCTTATATCGCGCTGTTAAGGCTTACCCCTGCTCCCGATATAGGAATATACAGCGCCGACAGGGTGCGTGCTGCATGCTACTCTCTGTGTGCAAAAGAGGCACTCGGAAAGGACGCTAACGAAATCATCCTTGAGTACATACCTTCAGGAACGTCAAAAACCTGTAAAATATCCCCAAGAGACAGAAGAGAAGCCCTTTATGCAATCAAGACGGCAAAAAAGATATTATCGGGGTACGTTCCCGTCAAAAACAAAACAATGCCGTGCGGGCACTGTTACTTAAAAGATAAGTGTGTCCCTGAACCGAAAAAACTCTCGGACTTACTATAG
- a CDS encoding DNA polymerase subunit beta translates to MRPVKPVRLRDFIEDTDGRLYAVSVYDNDQKAGCVLRYVPDENGERMSSDGTRYKKYDFEQAFGYIRKYKPEYLDIVHRVPYDDIKRVLKPDEEIDKVTARDKRVKKLAGIFGVPKGTYGCTGSLLCGLENESSDIDMVVYGDFWFTAQKNLKMAVEEGRVGALSEDLWKKVYNKRVPEIDYDTFVLHEMRKWNRGEINGTYFDLLFTRGYDRLNSVVVNKGKVCGKKTVEGMVTDASFSFDSPALYCIDNPEVSKVLSFTHTYSGQAKKGEVIEACGVLEDHGSEKWLIVGTTREAKGEYIISKTLIENSS, encoded by the coding sequence ATGAGACCAGTAAAACCTGTAAGACTTAGGGATTTTATAGAGGATACAGACGGGCGTCTTTATGCGGTATCGGTATACGACAACGATCAGAAGGCCGGCTGTGTTTTAAGGTATGTTCCGGATGAAAACGGCGAGAGGATGTCTTCTGATGGCACCAGGTACAAAAAATATGACTTTGAGCAGGCGTTCGGGTATATCAGGAAGTATAAACCTGAATATCTGGATATTGTCCATCGTGTTCCGTATGATGATATAAAAAGGGTTTTGAAACCTGATGAGGAAATTGACAAAGTCACGGCAAGGGATAAGCGTGTGAAAAAGCTTGCCGGAATATTTGGTGTTCCAAAAGGAACTTACGGCTGTACAGGTTCTCTTCTCTGCGGTCTTGAGAATGAGTCTTCTGATATAGACATGGTTGTATACGGGGACTTCTGGTTCACTGCACAGAAAAACCTCAAAATGGCGGTGGAAGAAGGGCGTGTCGGTGCACTTTCGGAAGACCTGTGGAAGAAGGTTTACAATAAGCGTGTCCCGGAGATTGATTATGATACGTTTGTCCTACACGAAATGAGAAAATGGAACAGGGGGGAAATAAACGGTACATATTTTGATCTTTTGTTTACGCGTGGTTATGACAGATTAAATTCAGTCGTTGTCAATAAAGGTAAAGTCTGTGGTAAAAAAACTGTTGAGGGAATGGTCACTGACGCATCTTTTTCATTTGACAGCCCTGCCTTATACTGTATAGACAACCCTGAGGTCTCAAAGGTTCTTTCATTTACTCATACCTACAGTGGTCAGGCGAAGAAAGGGGAAGTTATTGAGGCATGCGGGGTTTTGGAGGATCACGGTTCTGAAAAATGGCTTATTGTCGGGACTACAAGAGAGGCCAAAGGGGAATATATTATCTCAAAGACACTTATTGAAAATAGTTCCTAA
- a CDS encoding L-threonylcarbamoyladenylate synthase — protein sequence MRSKIDEAVSVLHRDGLIVYPTETVYGLGCDAFSENAIHRVYEVKKRPVSNPISVAVCDLEMALAITLMSDFEQEFIERFLPGPVTAVVKAGSCIPKVLTGGTDYIGIRIPDNETALNIIREFDAPITSTSANISGGKSPVDFNEVTVVYDLFVDGGRLPGTPSTVVDLCRKEVIRAGPQLDEIGRYLADEKE from the coding sequence TTGAGGTCCAAAATAGACGAAGCTGTCTCAGTTCTTCACAGGGATGGTCTCATTGTATATCCTACAGAGACCGTTTATGGTCTTGGATGTGATGCGTTTTCCGAAAATGCAATTCACAGAGTGTATGAAGTTAAAAAAAGGCCGGTTTCAAATCCGATATCTGTTGCCGTGTGCGACCTTGAGATGGCCCTTGCGATTACTCTGATGAGTGATTTTGAGCAGGAGTTTATTGAGAGGTTTCTCCCGGGGCCTGTAACGGCAGTGGTTAAGGCAGGTAGCTGTATTCCCAAAGTCCTTACGGGAGGAACCGATTACATAGGCATCAGGATACCTGACAATGAGACGGCACTAAACATAATCAGGGAGTTTGATGCGCCGATAACTTCTACAAGTGCAAATATTTCCGGTGGAAAATCACCTGTGGACTTTAATGAGGTAACAGTTGTCTACGATCTTTTTGTTGACGGCGGCAGACTTCCCGGAACACCAAGCACTGTTGTTGATCTTTGCAGAAAAGAGGTCATTCGTGCAGGCCCGCAGCTTGATGAGATAGGCAGATACCTGGCGGATGAAAAAGAATGA
- a CDS encoding DUF5612 domain-containing protein, producing the protein MKNSEIYAISILSDDCQGVLRDVSDVMASHGVNIVLAQASVFPAESEKKTSFIYFEFENVDNIESLSSDLLRLEKIHSVKTYQPLSKIFGKRVIIIGGGAQVAQVALGAVNEADRHNIRGERISVDTIPLVGEKDLAATIDAVCRLPRVSVLVLAGSLMGGSISDSVENVRSAGIPVISLKMAGSVPEHADLIVTDPIQAGVFAVMQSSSLAVFNIDRVRGHEF; encoded by the coding sequence ATGAAGAATTCAGAAATATATGCTATTAGTATTCTGAGTGATGACTGTCAGGGAGTATTAAGGGATGTCTCTGATGTGATGGCATCTCATGGTGTGAATATAGTCCTCGCTCAGGCGTCGGTATTCCCGGCGGAATCGGAGAAGAAGACGTCGTTTATCTATTTTGAATTTGAGAATGTAGATAATATTGAGTCATTGTCTTCAGATCTTTTGCGTCTTGAGAAAATTCATTCTGTTAAGACGTATCAGCCTTTGTCCAAGATTTTTGGCAAGAGAGTCATTATTATCGGCGGCGGGGCTCAGGTTGCACAGGTTGCTCTTGGAGCCGTAAATGAAGCAGACCGGCATAATATCCGCGGCGAGAGGATTTCGGTTGACACCATACCTCTTGTGGGTGAAAAGGACCTTGCGGCAACAATCGATGCGGTCTGCCGCCTGCCGAGAGTATCCGTTCTTGTTCTTGCGGGGTCTCTTATGGGTGGTTCAATTTCGGATTCTGTGGAAAATGTGCGTTCTGCAGGGATTCCAGTAATCTCCCTTAAGATGGCAGGAAGTGTTCCTGAACACGCAGATCTGATTGTAACCGATCCTATTCAGGCAGGAGTTTTTGCGGTGATGCAGTCAAGCAGTCTTGCGGTATTTAATATTGATAGGGTAAGGGGGCATGAGTTTTGA
- a CDS encoding 30S ribosomal protein S15 — MARMHARRRGTSSSVRPLRTEAPEWSNKDTAEIEKIIVDLRKSGMSSAQIGLVLRDKHCVPSVKLATGKRIEQILAENNLASEIPEDLRNLIVKALGMRKHLTENKKDLHNKRQLHLTEAKVRRLGRYYSKNGKMPQDWTYKPETAEFLLSR, encoded by the coding sequence ATGGCACGAATGCATGCCCGAAGACGCGGAACGTCCAGTTCGGTACGTCCGCTTCGCACGGAGGCACCAGAATGGTCCAACAAGGACACAGCAGAGATAGAAAAGATCATAGTTGATCTGAGAAAGAGCGGGATGTCAAGCGCACAGATTGGTCTTGTTCTTCGCGACAAACACTGTGTTCCAAGTGTAAAACTTGCTACAGGGAAACGCATTGAACAGATTCTTGCTGAAAACAACCTTGCATCAGAGATCCCTGAAGATCTCAGGAACCTGATTGTAAAGGCGCTTGGAATGAGAAAACACCTCACCGAGAACAAAAAGGATCTCCACAACAAACGCCAGCTTCATCTTACTGAGGCAAAAGTAAGAAGACTCGGCAGGTATTATTCGAAAAACGGCAAAATGCCACAGGACTGGACATACAAGCCGGAAACAGCGGAGTTCCTGCTATCCAGATAA